A DNA window from Dehalococcoidales bacterium contains the following coding sequences:
- a CDS encoding CoA ester lyase, with the protein MMVLRSMLFVPGNSMRMITKAVTLPADAIILDLEDAVPLPEKATARVMTRDSIQAVRSGGSYVFVRVNALPTKLTGEDIRYTIVKGLDGVMLPKTEAGADVIELDNMLLDAEKSQGLEIGSLKIVALIESAKGVVNAYQIASASPRLAAVCFGAGDYYGDLGRNVASLSPEQTELLYARSQVVNSSRAAGVQAIDTPFFGLLTDKEGLITEAMRALQLGFKGKLLIHPGQIEPVNRAFLPSPEETEHARKVVAAFEEAQSRGLGAISFEGKMIDYMNYRQAKDLVNSVDLITDKETGGGQTSPVSLSSFFTPTRSGGVK; encoded by the coding sequence ATGATGGTACTGCGCTCGATGCTTTTTGTCCCCGGGAACAGCATGAGGATGATTACCAAGGCAGTAACGCTCCCCGCCGACGCTATAATATTAGACCTGGAAGACGCCGTACCCCTGCCGGAGAAAGCTACCGCCAGGGTTATGACCAGAGACTCAATCCAGGCAGTCAGGTCCGGCGGCTCTTACGTGTTTGTCCGGGTGAACGCTCTCCCCACCAAACTGACCGGCGAGGACATCAGATATACCATCGTCAAAGGCCTGGATGGCGTCATGCTGCCCAAGACGGAGGCCGGGGCGGACGTGATTGAGCTGGACAATATGCTCCTGGACGCTGAGAAAAGCCAGGGACTGGAAATCGGCAGCCTCAAGATAGTGGCGTTAATCGAGTCGGCAAAAGGCGTCGTCAACGCTTACCAGATTGCCTCTGCCAGCCCGCGTCTGGCCGCCGTTTGCTTCGGGGCTGGAGATTACTACGGAGACCTGGGGCGGAACGTTGCCTCCCTTTCCCCGGAACAGACCGAGCTGCTATACGCCCGCTCCCAGGTGGTCAACAGCAGCCGCGCCGCCGGAGTTCAGGCGATAGATACGCCCTTCTTCGGGCTGCTGACCGATAAAGAAGGGCTGATTACCGAAGCGATGCGGGCTTTACAGCTCGGGTTCAAGGGCAAGCTGCTCATCCACCCCGGACAGATAGAGCCGGTGAACCGGGCATTCCTGCCGTCGCCGGAGGAAACAGAACACGCCCGAAAGGTAGTTGCCGCCTTTGAGGAAGCTCAAAGCCGGGGGCTGGGGGCGATATCTTTTGAAGGCAAAATGATTGACTATATGAACTACCGGCAGGCTAAAGACCTGGTCAATTCCGTCGACCTCATTACCGATAAGGAAACCGGAGGAGGGCAGACTTCCCCCGTCAGCCTGTCCAGTTTCTTCACACCTACCCGGAGCGGGGGCGTGAAATAA
- a CDS encoding FAD-binding protein: MEESIRKVEATREKRLKEVFPRLTEEEKTSLLHQYHPDFIEKGMRKLAVGPNRGDRTPHELADLLEGNSRIDPDKINLDKIDYDVDVLVIGCGGAGASAALLAQENGARVLITTKLRLGDANTVGAQAGTQAADRPNDSPDIHYLDTMGGGHFANTPELVEALVKDAPDAIRWLESLGVNWDKEPDGSMREIPLGGLSRKRLHAARDYTGLEIMRVLRDEVRNRNIDFLEFSPVIELILDDKGQIAGAVLVNLETDEISVVRARAVVMATGGLGRLHIQKYPTTNHYGATADGLVLAYRIGVPLVFIDTMQYHPTGAAYPQPILGQLVTEKVRGIGAQLANIDGIQFIHPLETRDVVASGIIRECRNGKGIQTPTGEVGVWLDSPMIDIIRGEGTVARELPAMVRQFGRFNIDITREPMLVYPTLHYQNGGIKINPDGSTTIAGFYAAGEVEGGVHGRNRLGGNSTMDLFVFGRRAGKAAAQYAAKTKPGTLTLDHVRRWQRELNSLGLAEARPVSPLLLPNYARQPEDYLPDYTRLILQTGQVKPA, from the coding sequence ATGGAAGAAAGTATCCGAAAAGTAGAAGCGACCCGGGAAAAGCGACTGAAAGAAGTATTCCCCCGTCTAACAGAGGAAGAGAAAACCTCTTTGCTGCATCAGTATCACCCTGACTTTATTGAGAAGGGGATGCGTAAGCTGGCAGTGGGTCCGAACCGGGGCGACCGAACCCCCCATGAGCTGGCCGACCTGCTCGAAGGAAACAGCCGTATCGACCCGGATAAAATCAACCTTGATAAGATTGATTATGACGTTGATGTCCTGGTAATCGGCTGCGGCGGGGCCGGAGCGTCAGCCGCGCTCTTAGCCCAGGAAAACGGGGCCAGGGTACTTATTACCACCAAGCTGCGACTGGGTGACGCCAACACCGTGGGCGCCCAGGCCGGGACACAGGCTGCCGACCGGCCCAATGATTCCCCGGACATTCATTACCTGGATACCATGGGCGGCGGCCACTTTGCCAACACACCCGAGCTGGTCGAAGCTCTTGTCAAGGATGCCCCTGATGCCATCAGGTGGCTCGAATCGCTGGGAGTCAACTGGGACAAGGAGCCGGATGGCTCGATGCGCGAAATACCTCTGGGCGGATTGTCCCGGAAACGCCTGCACGCCGCGCGGGACTATACCGGACTGGAGATAATGCGTGTGCTCAGGGATGAGGTCAGGAACCGGAATATCGATTTCCTGGAGTTTTCTCCCGTAATAGAACTGATACTGGACGACAAAGGACAGATAGCCGGCGCGGTACTGGTCAACCTGGAGACTGATGAAATCAGCGTGGTACGCGCCAGGGCAGTAGTCATGGCTACCGGAGGACTGGGACGGCTGCACATCCAGAAGTACCCCACCACCAACCACTACGGTGCCACTGCTGACGGACTGGTATTGGCTTACCGGATAGGCGTCCCGCTCGTTTTCATTGATACCATGCAGTACCATCCCACCGGCGCCGCCTACCCCCAGCCGATTCTGGGCCAGCTGGTAACGGAGAAAGTACGCGGCATCGGCGCGCAGCTGGCTAATATTGATGGCATACAGTTCATCCATCCCCTGGAGACCAGAGACGTGGTCGCTTCCGGCATTATCCGGGAATGCCGGAATGGCAAGGGAATCCAGACACCGACCGGAGAGGTTGGGGTCTGGCTGGACTCGCCGATGATTGACATCATACGGGGGGAGGGAACTGTCGCCCGGGAATTACCGGCCATGGTACGGCAGTTCGGCCGCTTCAATATTGACATCACCCGCGAGCCGATGCTGGTCTACCCGACACTCCACTACCAGAACGGAGGCATCAAGATCAACCCTGACGGATCAACCACGATAGCCGGATTTTATGCCGCCGGAGAGGTTGAGGGAGGAGTCCACGGACGGAACAGACTGGGGGGTAATTCCACAATGGACCTGTTCGTCTTCGGCAGGAGAGCCGGTAAAGCCGCCGCCCAGTATGCCGCCAAAACCAAGCCGGGGACGCTGACGCTGGACCATGTGCGCCGCTGGCAGCGGGAACTGAACAGCCTCGGACTGGCCGAAGCACGTCCGGTATCACCGCTGCTGCTGCCCAACTACGCCCGGCAACCGGAAGACTACCTGCCTGATTACACCCGGCTGATACTACAGACCGGCCAGGTAAAGCCCGCCTGA
- a CDS encoding MmgE/PrpD family protein, whose amino-acid sequence MLLRVLHTQRTKGILKLPDNAGRTQDPEQNTRDMFTEEIAGFITEVSYEQLPPAVIDAGKMAILDCLGVTLAGSTETSGRIISDYVKGRGRPEAGVIGRGFKTSADQAAWANGTQGHALDYDDYFIPAHLTPYHPTVAILPAVLAVAEENHRSGRDVLLAYNTGFEVEARIATVCIQQQYDLGWHTTSTLGSLGAAAAVAKILGLDDEKTRTALGIAGSMAGGIRRNFGTMTKPLHAGNAARNGVIAATLAQSGFTADENILDGPLNYCQVLGGETVQRAGTPEIPRGVSTDFYIVSSGLALKPYPSCAYTHWAIDAALELKRKEGIDPAEIVEVECRTSSGLPGLLIYSRPRTALEGKFSLEYCVAIALIDGEVTLKQFADKKVGEPLVQELITRVHYAHPPEMGTGLLGLRGEVVVSLRDGKTYSRRVDVARGDPQNPLTEEEVASKYRDCVRLSLTPQDTERSLEMISNLESVKDIAELMNILTFKSADC is encoded by the coding sequence ATGCTACTGAGAGTCTTGCACACCCAGCGTACAAAGGGTATACTAAAACTACCGGATAACGCCGGGAGGACTCAAGACCCGGAGCAAAATACACGCGATATGTTCACCGAAGAAATAGCCGGCTTTATTACCGAAGTATCATACGAACAACTCCCTCCGGCAGTAATTGATGCCGGTAAAATGGCCATACTTGACTGCCTGGGGGTTACCCTGGCCGGGAGTACGGAAACTTCCGGCAGGATAATCAGCGATTATGTCAAGGGTAGAGGGCGACCTGAAGCTGGAGTTATCGGGCGGGGTTTCAAAACATCGGCTGACCAGGCCGCCTGGGCTAACGGCACACAGGGGCACGCCCTGGACTATGACGATTACTTTATCCCCGCCCACCTGACGCCTTACCACCCCACCGTCGCTATTTTACCCGCCGTCTTAGCGGTAGCCGAGGAAAACCACCGCTCCGGCAGGGATGTCCTGCTCGCCTACAACACCGGCTTTGAAGTCGAGGCCAGGATTGCCACCGTGTGCATCCAGCAGCAGTACGACCTGGGCTGGCACACCACCTCCACTCTGGGCAGCCTGGGCGCGGCGGCGGCGGTCGCCAAAATACTGGGGCTTGATGATGAAAAGACCAGGACGGCGCTGGGTATCGCCGGTTCAATGGCCGGAGGCATCAGGAGAAACTTCGGTACCATGACAAAACCCCTTCACGCCGGTAACGCCGCCAGAAACGGGGTGATTGCGGCCACGCTGGCTCAGAGCGGCTTCACCGCCGATGAAAACATCCTTGACGGGCCTCTGAACTACTGCCAGGTCCTGGGCGGGGAAACCGTTCAGCGGGCGGGAACGCCGGAGATACCGCGGGGAGTCAGTACAGACTTCTATATCGTTTCTTCCGGTCTGGCGTTAAAGCCCTACCCGTCCTGTGCCTACACCCACTGGGCGATTGATGCCGCCCTGGAACTAAAAAGGAAAGAGGGAATCGACCCGGCGGAGATTGTTGAGGTCGAATGCCGCACCAGCTCCGGCCTGCCGGGTCTCTTGATATATTCCCGCCCGCGAACCGCCCTGGAGGGCAAGTTCAGCCTGGAATACTGTGTGGCAATCGCCCTTATTGACGGTGAGGTAACCCTGAAGCAGTTCGCTGATAAAAAGGTCGGCGAGCCGTTGGTGCAGGAACTGATAACCAGGGTACATTACGCTCATCCCCCGGAGATGGGAACGGGGCTACTCGGACTGAGAGGCGAGGTAGTGGTCAGTCTCCGGGACGGCAAGACTTACTCACGCCGGGTGGATGTCGCCAGGGGTGACCCGCAGAACCCCCTGACCGAAGAGGAAGTAGCCAGCAAGTACCGCGACTGTGTCCGTTTATCGCTGACGCCGCAGGACACGGAGAGGTCGCTGGAGATGATTTCAAATCTTGAATCAGTTAAAGACATCGCCGAACTAATGAATATTTTGACTTTCAAGAGCGCCGATTGCTGA
- a CDS encoding acetate--CoA ligase family protein: MPKLLEYQGKRLLRECGIAVPEGEIASTPGEARRIAERLSRPVAVKSQIETTGRFKAGGIRFAETPAEAESAAAELLGKEIKGFRVEKVLVEEKLAVELEFYVSIAVNDSYKVKGPVLMLSTEGGVDIEEVASKSPEKVAGMNIDILSGLNTDDVKKMVSKLGISAPLVDPLSEIIGKLYGVFRKYSARSAEINPLVVTADGNIYPADCRVVIDEASVFKYPELEMSYPRDIGRAPTELEWLAWKVEETDYRGIGYFVQMATEFKPGEGYVGFHGIGGGGAMLGADALIRHGLKLADYADTSGSPTASKVYRIVKLIFAQPNIDAYVLMGPVVANQEQWHHAHALVRALREELEHRPGFPVIILIAGNKEAESLEILREGLKGLPANIEIYGRDYVYKVDDIARRLKELIADYRRAERV; encoded by the coding sequence ATGCCCAAACTGCTTGAATACCAGGGGAAACGACTGCTGAGAGAATGCGGTATAGCTGTCCCCGAAGGGGAGATTGCCTCCACACCCGGAGAAGCCCGCCGTATAGCCGAAAGACTGTCCCGGCCCGTAGCCGTCAAGTCGCAGATTGAGACCACCGGGCGCTTCAAAGCCGGCGGTATCAGGTTCGCTGAAACCCCGGCGGAGGCGGAAAGCGCCGCCGCTGAGCTACTCGGCAAAGAGATTAAAGGGTTCAGGGTGGAGAAGGTCCTGGTCGAAGAAAAGCTGGCTGTTGAGCTGGAATTTTATGTCAGCATCGCCGTCAATGACTCCTACAAGGTCAAGGGACCGGTCCTGATGCTCAGCACCGAGGGCGGCGTTGATATCGAAGAGGTAGCGTCAAAATCGCCGGAGAAAGTAGCCGGTATGAATATCGATATCCTCAGCGGGCTGAATACCGATGATGTCAAAAAAATGGTCTCGAAGCTCGGCATCAGCGCGCCTCTGGTGGACCCGCTGAGTGAAATTATCGGCAAACTCTATGGCGTATTCCGGAAGTACAGCGCCCGCAGCGCGGAAATCAACCCCCTGGTAGTGACCGCCGACGGCAATATTTACCCGGCAGACTGCCGCGTTGTCATTGATGAAGCCTCCGTATTCAAGTACCCGGAGCTGGAAATGAGCTATCCACGCGATATAGGGCGGGCGCCCACGGAACTGGAATGGCTTGCCTGGAAGGTGGAGGAGACAGACTACCGGGGGATAGGCTACTTCGTGCAGATGGCAACCGAGTTTAAGCCGGGAGAGGGTTATGTGGGCTTCCACGGGATTGGCGGCGGCGGGGCGATGCTGGGAGCTGACGCCCTGATACGTCACGGACTCAAGCTCGCCGACTACGCTGATACCAGCGGCAGCCCGACGGCTTCCAAGGTCTACCGCATCGTCAAGCTTATCTTCGCCCAGCCCAACATTGACGCCTATGTGCTGATGGGGCCGGTAGTCGCCAACCAGGAGCAGTGGCACCATGCCCACGCTCTGGTCAGGGCGTTACGGGAAGAACTGGAACACCGTCCCGGCTTTCCGGTAATCATCCTGATCGCCGGTAACAAGGAGGCCGAATCCCTGGAAATTCTAAGGGAAGGTCTGAAAGGGCTTCCCGCTAATATCGAAATCTACGGACGGGATTATGTTTATAAGGTCGATGATATTGCCCGGCGACTTAAGGAGCTTATCGCCGACTACAGAAGGGCTGAGAGGGTATAG
- a CDS encoding M20/M25/M40 family metallo-hydrolase encodes MQVEDILSDLIQIKSVNPPGEETEVARYLKRLFDEHGIANEIIESAPGRGSFIAYLGEGDRSLLYLSHADVVPVSADWDFAPFCGEIKDGFVYGRGALDCKGLVAAEAYAMLTLARSGKLGGRLIFVATADEEAGGGMGAKYLVENYKEKLMADFCVNEGGKEPIEIGGKTCHFLQLGEKGVCWMKLRTRGVSAHGSLPVLGDNAVSKMAKIVKGLSEYQPEIVLIPEVEQLIRGIARLGGLDEDINEDNVDRTIRKLKDKVFAAYLSATTRMTVSPNVIHGGAKTNIVPDSCEAEVDIRVLPGQDNKYMNRQLGEIMGDVDVEITQYHPPTFSTSDSDYYRLVADTMKEFIGDVPILPCISSGATDSRFLREAGMPCYGISMMTLDLDQAMKQSVHGKNEKVDIASLRLKTDFLTRLAQKYLGD; translated from the coding sequence TTGCAAGTCGAGGATATATTATCTGATCTGATACAGATCAAGTCGGTCAACCCTCCCGGAGAGGAAACGGAGGTGGCCAGGTACCTCAAGCGCCTGTTTGATGAGCACGGGATTGCCAATGAGATAATCGAATCCGCTCCGGGGCGGGGCAGTTTTATCGCTTATCTGGGAGAAGGCGACCGGAGCTTGTTATACCTGTCCCATGCTGATGTGGTGCCGGTATCCGCGGATTGGGATTTTGCCCCGTTTTGCGGTGAGATCAAGGACGGCTTTGTCTACGGTCGCGGTGCCTTGGACTGCAAGGGTCTGGTGGCTGCCGAGGCTTATGCCATGCTTACCCTGGCCCGGAGTGGTAAGCTCGGGGGCCGGCTGATATTTGTCGCTACCGCTGATGAGGAGGCCGGCGGGGGAATGGGGGCGAAATACCTGGTGGAAAACTACAAAGAAAAGCTGATGGCTGATTTTTGTGTTAACGAGGGAGGCAAGGAGCCGATAGAAATAGGCGGTAAGACCTGTCATTTTCTCCAGCTCGGCGAGAAAGGCGTCTGCTGGATGAAGCTGCGGACGCGCGGTGTTTCCGCTCATGGCTCACTGCCCGTGCTGGGCGATAACGCTGTCAGCAAGATGGCGAAGATTGTCAAGGGACTGTCCGAATATCAGCCCGAGATAGTGCTGATACCGGAGGTCGAGCAACTTATCCGGGGGATTGCCCGCCTGGGAGGTCTTGACGAAGATATCAATGAGGACAATGTTGACCGCACCATTCGCAAGCTGAAGGATAAAGTGTTTGCTGCCTATCTCTCGGCGACGACCAGGATGACCGTCTCGCCGAACGTAATTCACGGCGGGGCTAAAACGAATATCGTGCCCGATAGCTGTGAGGCTGAGGTGGATATCAGGGTCCTGCCCGGACAGGACAATAAGTATATGAACCGCCAGCTCGGGGAGATTATGGGCGATGTTGATGTGGAAATAACCCAGTACCACCCCCCCACATTCTCGACCTCCGACTCGGATTATTACCGGCTGGTCGCTGACACCATGAAGGAGTTCATCGGTGATGTTCCTATTTTACCCTGTATCTCCTCGGGGGCTACTGACTCCCGGTTTCTTCGGGAAGCGGGGATGCCCTGCTATGGTATCTCCATGATGACACTGGATTTAGACCAGGCCATGAAACAGTCTGTCCACGGCAAGAATGAGAAGGTGGATATTGCCAGCCTGCGATTGAAAACAGACTTTCTCACCAGACTGGCTCAAAAATATCTGGGAGATTAG
- a CDS encoding CoA-binding protein, translating to MAILVDENTRVLVQGITGREGSARTRFMLDYGTNVLGGITPGRGGSEVWGVPVYNTVKEAIEAHGRIDASVTFVPGPQVKDAVVEAIEAGIKFIVVPAERVPLHDSLEMITLARKKGALILGPGSLGLLSADKAAMGWLGGSEEFAREIFKPGPVGVMSRSGGQTSTVVWSVTSAGLGISTAMHVGAEPVVGLSFAELLPLFEEDTQTGAVVLFGEIGTVAEEEAAEVIKEGRFTKPLVAYIAGRTLPSGMRFSHASAIIEGGRGTAESKVKALEEVGAHVVESPQEIATTLVRILKAGVAK from the coding sequence ATGGCAATACTGGTAGATGAGAACACGCGGGTACTGGTGCAGGGAATCACCGGCCGCGAAGGCAGCGCCCGCACCAGGTTCATGCTCGATTACGGGACTAACGTACTCGGCGGCATCACCCCGGGGCGGGGTGGCAGCGAGGTGTGGGGAGTCCCGGTATATAATACCGTCAAAGAAGCTATTGAAGCCCACGGCCGGATTGACGCCAGCGTCACTTTTGTCCCCGGGCCGCAGGTCAAAGACGCCGTGGTTGAAGCTATCGAAGCCGGAATTAAATTCATCGTCGTTCCCGCCGAGCGGGTGCCCCTGCATGATAGCCTGGAGATGATTACCCTGGCCCGCAAAAAGGGGGCGCTGATACTCGGCCCCGGCTCGCTGGGACTGCTCAGCGCCGATAAAGCGGCCATGGGCTGGCTGGGCGGCTCTGAGGAATTTGCCCGGGAAATCTTCAAACCGGGCCCCGTCGGCGTCATGTCCCGCAGCGGCGGGCAGACGAGCACCGTGGTCTGGAGCGTAACCTCAGCCGGACTCGGTATCAGCACGGCGATGCATGTCGGCGCTGAACCGGTGGTCGGCCTGAGCTTTGCCGAACTGCTGCCCCTGTTTGAAGAAGATACGCAAACCGGAGCGGTAGTCCTGTTCGGGGAGATCGGCACCGTGGCTGAAGAGGAAGCCGCCGAGGTCATCAAGGAAGGCCGGTTTACCAAGCCGCTGGTGGCTTACATTGCCGGGCGGACACTGCCTTCCGGGATGAGGTTCTCCCATGCCAGCGCTATCATTGAAGGCGGCAGGGGCACCGCGGAAAGCAAGGTCAAAGCCCTGGAAGAAGTGGGGGCGCATGTCGTGGAAAGCCCCCAGGAGATTGCCACAACCCTGGTCAGAATCTTGAAGGCTGGTGTTGCAAAATGA
- a CDS encoding MBL fold metallo-hydrolase translates to MDINWLGHSCFKIKGSKVTLITDPYSPDLGYSLGKPAADIITVSHQHTGHSYVQGIAGEPKLVTGPGEYEISGVLIIGISTFHDAEKGASRGKNTAYLMEIDGITVCHLGDVGHPLTSGQVEEIGSVDVLLLPVGGESTIDAAVAAEIVRQLEPKAVIPMHYQTEALKGKLEPVDRFLKEMGVSGLSHQPKLSFTRSNVPLSTQVFVLDY, encoded by the coding sequence ATGGATATTAACTGGCTGGGACATTCCTGTTTCAAAATCAAGGGTTCAAAGGTAACCCTGATTACTGACCCTTATTCTCCTGATTTAGGCTATTCCCTGGGCAAGCCAGCGGCGGATATCATTACTGTGAGTCACCAGCATACCGGTCATTCTTATGTTCAGGGTATCGCCGGAGAGCCAAAACTGGTTACGGGACCGGGTGAATATGAAATCAGCGGCGTCTTGATTATCGGGATATCGACCTTCCATGATGCGGAGAAGGGAGCCAGTCGGGGTAAGAACACCGCTTACCTCATGGAAATAGACGGCATCACGGTATGTCATCTTGGTGACGTGGGGCACCCTCTTACCAGCGGGCAGGTTGAGGAGATTGGCAGTGTGGACGTGCTGCTGCTGCCGGTAGGCGGGGAGTCTACTATTGATGCCGCCGTGGCTGCCGAGATTGTGCGACAGCTTGAGCCGAAAGCAGTGATCCCGATGCACTATCAGACTGAGGCGCTGAAGGGGAAACTGGAACCGGTGGATAGATTCCTCAAGGAAATGGGAGTAAGCGGTCTGAGCCATCAGCCCAAGTTGTCTTTTACAAGGTCAAACGTGCCGCTCAGTACTCAGGTCTTTGTACTCGACTACTGA